The Silene latifolia isolate original U9 population chromosome X, ASM4854445v1, whole genome shotgun sequence genome contains the following window.
GTTAATAGTAAAAATATTCTAAAAATAAATCATTAATTTCTCAGTAAAAAGaaaattttcattaaaatactaaTTTCATGactttttacaattttaatttttactgctcaaattaaaataaagtgatgagaaacataaaaaaaataagtgaattatcaatttaaaatccataaataatacggagtacactgaaaagtaaaattttataaatacCGTACATATATTGCACGAGATCTAAACTAGTAACAACATCAAGTGAGAAGCAATAATAGCATAAATTATATGCAGAATTTGGAGAGGAGAATACTAACATAAGGAAATTTGGAAGCAGAAAAAGAAGGATGATGGTCATTATTATACGCCCAAAGAGAACCTCGATTAGACCAAGCTTCAAGCACCTGCTCATGATTCAAGTTCAGATTCAAATTTGCATTTGTTTCCTCAGCGACATTGTTATTACATTCACCCCAGAACCCAAGAGAATTATCAACCTCTTGTTTCTTCATTAAAGTGTTGTGATCAGCTTGATCAACCTCCCAACTAATTGAACTTGTCAAGTCCCAACCAACACAGTACTCATGAGCATCAGAATTATGCATCATTTGGTCGTGCTTGCTTACACTTTTGTCCTCGTCGTCTTCTTCGACATTGTTATTGATGCCAGGAAACCCTCTTAAGTCTTGTAAAGTTTCTATACTAGCTTGGTTGGTGACTGGTACAACTTGTTGGTCGTCTTCTTTTTTCTTGGGACTCATGGAGGAATAATGAGATGGTTTTGAATTGTAGGATATTTCCTATTTTGTTGAAGTAGGAGGCAGCAGCTAAGTAACGCAACAAGAAGCATTTATATAGTACACAGGCTCATTTTTGCCAAAATTCTAACAATGTCACatgctcatttttgtatttttgtccTTTTCTCTTTGTACTATAaggaaatttcaaagaaaaaataCTACTAggctctctctctaaaaaaacgcCTTCCCTCTctaaaaaaaagaacaaaacaaTCCTAATTTTTGTTGAGTCGCCGCCTCACCTTTCCACACACTTCCTCTCCTTCTCCCCCTTACCCTATCGCCGGAGATGGGTTCATCCTTTAACCTATCTCCGGCGATTGCTCACGTCTCCTCTGAGTTCCGGTCCTCATAGGTTTGATTTCACTCCTCTTTTTTGGCGACGAATCTTGTCCCATAACATCGTCCGACAAGTAGCTTTGCTCTGAGGTCCTTCCGTTCCTCCGATTCCCCTGTCCTCTCATCGAAAGCCTCGCATGCAACCCAGGGGTGTTTCCCCTCTCCCTCGCCCCTTTCCCACTCCCTCGCCCTTTTTCCCACTCCTAGTATATTCCCGTTTCCTTGAGCTCGACGGTCTTGTCGATGAGTATAACTTATCTTTGTGCTGCTGTTTTTGGTATGTCGTGGTGGTTTTGGGACATTTTGGTGTTTCCTCTTCCCCTCGCCCCCTCCCCCCCACCGTTTGGTCCCAATCCCTAGTTGTCTAGTGTCGGTCTGCGTCGGTCTCTTGGTTTATTTTGTTGCATGTAAGCCGATGGTCTTGGGAGGGTTCGTTTTGGAATTTGGAGTCTTGGGGTCTTTTCGGGTTTTGCTGTCTGCTGGGTCTATCTTGCCATTCGGGGATGGCTTGTCGAGTCCATCTCGTTCTCTGGTTCGGTTGAAGTCATGGCTACTGAGTTTCTTTTCGGTCTGCTTGAGGCGTGCTGGGTAGGGTGGATTCAGGGTCTGTGGCAGTGTTGTTGGTTGGGTCGGATGCGGTGGATCCATCTCTAACTAATGTTTATTTCCAGCTTATCGTGTTTTTTGCTATTTCAAATAATAAGCTCTTGTTGGTTTCGGGTGTCCTGTCCCCTTATCCTTGGGTTAAGTAGGACGACTGGTACATTATATGCGGTTTGTGTTGCGCCTAGATCTCTGCGGTCTCCAGAGATAGTTTTGGTACGGGGGATGTTCAAGTGGTTTTCTCCTTTGTTACCCATCTTTTTACTCGCTTCTCTTAGCTACGAGGCCCTGGTCAGCGGGGGTTGTGTTCTAGAGTGTAGGAGTTTACACTCATCTGGAGACAGATTTTTGTGGTCTGATTTCCGTCTTTTTTTTCTACGTCCTTGgggcgtaagtgcactttgttCTCTCTCGGTGGGTCAAGGGGCTCGTTGGTTTCCAGATGACGTGTGtcacagccaaggagatgaatctccgagacgctTTGTTGGGTCTTGTTGCATGTATTTCTCCGAAACTTCATCAATTAAGACAAGTAAAGATGGGTGTTTCCCTTTGGTCAGCGCTGCTCGTCCATTAAAGATTGTTATGGATGTTGAATTTGAAGTCCGTGTTCAGACATCCGTCGTACGCCATCAATACGTTGCTGTTAGCCGATACAATTACCTTGTCAATTTAGTTTATGCTATTAGTAGTACTTTGGTGTtttatgttgtagtttataagTATGATTTAGTGAGCCGTACAACCAAAATGTAAAACTCTTTCTTTCTtgtcgtaaaaaaaaaaaggaaaaaaaattgtaCACAAGCCATATGTGATCTAGAAACTTATCCTTGTTTAAAGACTAGCTACATTATTGATTGGTTAAGACCACAACATGGAATAGACACTGTGTGAGGGTCAAGTGGCCCTTGTGGGCTACTCAATTAACACAACTTTTATGCATGCACTTGGTGGTCACGCTACTCACATGCTTTAAATGAAACCGTTTCACATTAAATTATAGTGTAAAATATACTCGGATCCTCCCGTCACCTCATTCATTCGGGAGTGATCTTGATCGTATAAAAAAgatttttcatttaaattattGAGACGTCTCATATAAAATTTTGTAAGCACTTTAAAGACCGTAGCAAAGCTCTATTCCGTCCTTTATTTTGCACAAGCGTTATACATTTGTTACATGACCACACGAAAATTTGAAAAGCACGTTATAATTCTCTACATTTCCTAAAAAGACTATTTCTTTTCACTATAGATTATTTAAATATATTTAGGGGTCGTTGGTTCGCAACGGAAAAATGCAATGCCCGAGAAGTTCTAATTACACTATGTTATTCTAATTCATGTGAATTTGAAAAGAGTTGTTTGGTTGCATGTGGGAACTCCAATTCCATAGAAACTTCCACTTACCTAAGgtcttcctccattatggaggaattagagttcctatgaaattcaaattcatgtgaattcctccattatggaggaattagagttcctatgaaattcaaattcatgtgaattcctccattatggaggaattagagttcctatgaaattcaaattcatgtgaattggggcaACCAAACAACAAGCTATTTTTACAGTTCCCATGAATTATAATTCAGGTATTTTTGATAGACAACCAAACAAGTCCTTATTATTCTTTTTATATATGTATATGACTTTTCACAATGAAATTAAATTCGTTAGATCGTTGCAAAATTCAGTCCAGTGTTTGTTTAGAAGAAATAAATCTCAATTTTTTTATGGTTGAGAAACATAAAATATTGACGAGTAGGTTTCCTGAGAAacggttttttaataaatttattaagagACTATTttaggtaataaaataggtacaaatcatgattaaacataaaatgggtacatttattatgtaattaggaacgaaattactatgtcacgatcaacaacaaaaaggtaatgaaatacaaataaaaggttATGGAAGTCTGATCTCTCCCAAATTTTAGTGCGGAAAGATAAGTTATTTATTGGGCCGCGGAAGTATAGAAAGCGAGAGGCTATTTATTTGGTGGGCTTGCAAGCAATAGGCGttataaaagagagaagaaaggaagAATCTCCTGCAGCATTCAGGAGACAAGAAAAGAGGGGtaaaaccaaaccctaaaccctaattcaattgattgattgattgattgattgaagaTGGCGGGAGTGGGACCGAATCTGGAGTGCAGAATGTACGAGGCAAAGTACCCAGAGGTGGACATGGCAGTGATGATACAGGTCAAGTACATAGCTGAATTGGGTGCATACGTGTCACTGATTGAATACAACAACATTGAAGGTATGATACTCTTGTCGGAGCTGTCTAAACGTAGGATTAGGAGCGTCAACAGTCTCATCAAGGTTGGTCGCATTGAACCTGTCATGGTGCTTAGGGTTGATAAGGATAAAGGTTATATTGATCTCAGCAAGCGTCGTGTTTCCGAAGAAGATATTGCTAACTGTGAGGAGCGTTACAATAAGAGTAAACTTGTTCATTCTATTATGCGTCATGTTGCCGAGACCGTCTCCATTGATTTGGAGGATTTGTATGTTCGcattgcttggccgctttatcgaaAATATGGCCATGCTTTCGAAGTATGTGAACCACATTCATTACTCCTTTGCTTTCGTATTTTCCGTTCTTTTAACTATTCCCTCCGTTCCAATCATTTGTTAAGTTTATTATGCAATTGCTGTAGGCCTTCAAAACAGTAGTGACAGACCCTGACTCTGTTTTGGATCAACTTACTTATCAAGTCAAAACGACCGGTCCTGATGGTAAGGAGGTAACTGAGGTGCTCCCTGCTGTCACTCCAGAGATCAAGGATGCATTGATTAAGATTGTTCGTCGAAGAATGACTCCACACCCTCTCAAAATTCGTGCTGATATTGAACTTAAATGTTTCCACTTTGATGGGGTGCTTCATATTAAGGTCTCTTATCAACTCGTGCCCTTTTCTTCTTATTACTTTGCCCTTTTCTTCTGTACTTGTCATGATACCACCATTTGCAGGATGCAATGCGTAGGGCTGAAGCGGCAGGAACAAAAGATTGCCCTGTCAAAATTAAGCTTGTGGCACCACCTCTCTATGTTTTGACCACTCAGACCCTTGATAAAGTCAGTTTCTTCTTCCTCCAGTTATAGTTTGTTGCCGTAGTATCTTCTTGCTGTCGTGTATTTGTAAGACACATTGTTTCTGTCTGGTTCACGCAGAGTTTGCTTCTTGAATGTGTGTGTTTTTAGAACTTGAGTTAAACTGTTAGCTTAATTTTGCTGCTGTGAATTGCTTTACTTTATCAACTTTCCTTTTTAGGTGAACTATTTAGCACGTTATGAGCTATAAAGAGTACTTTTTAAGGCTTCTTGCATATAGTATAAAGAAAGGTGACTGGTGGCTGGTTGTGGTAAAGAGGGTACGATAATGTGGGTCTTTTGGTAGATTCCCTACTTGAAAGAATAGTAAACAGGAAAACCAGGTGAAAAGTGATGAACAATGCGTAAATCTGCATGAATCTGACTAAAATCAAAGTGTTCTGAAAGATGAGATGTAATGCCGTATTGGTCGCTTCTTTTGTTTACTTGACATGAGACGCCGAGGCATCTCATTTTTCCTGTAGGCTATATTCGTGAAATTAGTGAGGGAGGTGAGAATGAGCTTTCCCTACCTTCCCTTATTTATGCTTCTTGTTCAGCTactttacaacaacaacaacattaccccagtgcctcaatggctcccgcaaattgcggggtaaggggggtcggatgtacgcagccttagattgttgtcagaatcgcgattcgatccaacgattctacgattttacgatccaaaaatgcttgaccgatcctggatcctacgattctatcatagttgtagaatctttCGATCCTATTAATTTAaaaatttctagagatgggatcataatacgatcctacgattttacgatccgattccataataaaaaaaattaatatatatatatttatatataatgacaccgtaaaacccaaatttcgtgtaagttgttcatacaatgatactaaaatcattaattaccaatattttatgaataaatattaataaataaatgttttgattttcaattatatgtttttaccaaataaaaaattatatttagtgagtttgtagaatcttacgattctacgatccgattcgaTCCTACTCACCCCATCGATCCAGGATCCTGACAACATgcccttacccttgtgttagcaacacaaagaggctgtttccgaatgacccaagatggaaattgcgtcgagaactgtaTCGAATgaccgctacttcacaaaagaaagaagcaCAGCCACTctagtgagccattttgatttattccattataatccataaccaaagagtaatgagtctttggctccatcGGAAATATAATCCGCTTCAGCtactttaataaaaaaaatgaagtgTGTGGTAAGACTACTGGAATCTCATTAGTGCGTGCATCTCATCTAGGACACTGCTTCATATCAAATTTTCTTGTAGAACTGCGTATCCATGTTTTCATGTATTGGCTTCATTCCAGTCCCCAGAGTACCCCACCAATCTCTGTTGGGTTGCTTATTTACTTTCGGTCTCAATTTGCTGATACAACTCAGTTTTTTGAATGCTTGAGTTCTTGTAGCCTCTTTCCCCCAAGAGAGCGCTATTTCTTATGTGAAACCGCATTATATTTTACTCAAATAACCTTTTAAACCACCTTGAATAGCTACTATAGTGTGTGGCAGAGGTAATTTGTCTTTAGTGGATGGTTAACAGTAATTTAGTGTAAAACGTTTTTACctgagacgatgagaaagtgtctGTTTCATATATTAGCCTCTGTTCATTAGATTTGAGTACCCTTGAGAATTCCGCATAATGATTTGTGGCAACTGTAGGATCAAGGTATTTCAACCCTTAGCAAGGCTATCGTTGCTTGTACTGAAGAAATTGAACGTCATAATGGAAAGCTTACTGTGAAGGATGCACCAAGAACTGTAAGTATCTATTGATTGTACAGTAATAAAGAAGAGAGTAAAATAACCCTTCTTCCCCCTCTCCCTTTCTTTCTGTTCCTGCAAGTGTTAATGAAACTTCATTTTGGCTATGTACACAGGTGAGTGAAAGGGATGATAAACTATTCCAAGATCAGTTGGAAAAATTGCGGCAAGATAATGAAGAGAGGGGTGGTGATGATGACAGCGAAGATGAAGATGAGACTGGAATGGGGGATGTTGATGTTGAAAATGCCGGGTTTGATGTTTAGGGCGTCAGGGATGTCCTGAGTAATACACCCTTGTGTTCCATTTATGTGGCTAATTTGGTTGAGCTTTGTACATGGCTACAAGTGatcttttttatttttgtatcagcTATGTTGCAGTAACTGTTTCTACTTTATTTTCATGTACTTTTAGTTTGGTTTGTTGGCTTACTAGTAGTTTCAATGATTCCGGTATGCCGGAGTTCGTCTGTTACACTGACGTACTTTTTTATAATCCGAGTTTATAACTTTTGGGAGTGTGAATGCATTGGAATATTTCGCGTTGTATTTGTTTATCTTGTGCCTTGTGGTTTTGGCTTTGTCTTTCCACAGCTAAAAACTTTAGCTGATGTTCAATGAGCTTCAGACATACGATTAAGTCACGTGTACGACGGTGTTGTACATAGTTAGGATTGAGATTAATTTTACAAGCAAAGGTAAAAAAAATAGTAGTGAAAATGTTGAAATGTCAGGGCTGATTTAAAATAGtacactaaggccctgttctttctggcttatttttaACTCAGCTCAGTTCAGTTCGGCTCTATtaaattcaattcagttcagtttcgttccggccctgttctttctggcatATTTTCAGCTCACTTCAGTTTAATTTCGTTCCGTTCTGTTCT
Protein-coding sequences here:
- the LOC141623002 gene encoding eukaryotic translation initiation factor 2 subunit alpha homolog gives rise to the protein MAGVGPNLECRMYEAKYPEVDMAVMIQVKYIAELGAYVSLIEYNNIEGMILLSELSKRRIRSVNSLIKVGRIEPVMVLRVDKDKGYIDLSKRRVSEEDIANCEERYNKSKLVHSIMRHVAETVSIDLEDLYVRIAWPLYRKYGHAFEAFKTVVTDPDSVLDQLTYQVKTTGPDGKEVTEVLPAVTPEIKDALIKIVRRRMTPHPLKIRADIELKCFHFDGVLHIKDAMRRAEAAGTKDCPVKIKLVAPPLYVLTTQTLDKDQGISTLSKAIVACTEEIERHNGKLTVKDAPRTVSERDDKLFQDQLEKLRQDNEERGGDDDSEDEDETGMGDVDVENAGFDV
- the LOC141623001 gene encoding zinc finger protein CONSTANS-LIKE 16-like, giving the protein MSPKKKEDDQQVVPVTNQASIETLQDLRGFPGINNNVEEDDEDKSVSKHDQMMHNSDAHEYCVGWDLTSSISWEVDQADHNTLMKKQEVDNSLGFWGECNNNVAEETNANLNLNLNHEQVLEAWSNRGSLWAYNNDHHPSFSASKFPYVGEVPNLEDERTSRETSVLRYKNKRQTRLFAKKIRYQVRKKNADNRPRHKGRFVKLVSNDEKSREG